The genomic segment GAAAACGAACCATTTGACGTAGCGTTGCGTCGTTTTAAACGTTCATGTGAAAAAGCAGGTGTTCTTTCTGAAGTTCGTCGTCGCGAATTTTTTGAAAAGCCTACTTGGGAACGTAAGCGTAAAAAAGCAGCTGCTAAAAAACGTCTTTTGAAGAAGTTGTCTCGCGAAAACGCACGTCGCATCAGATTGTACTAATTCTCTCCTGGGGTATTTATTGTAGTAAATGCCCTTTGCAGTTTTATCTTAGGTTCATTTTAAGTATTTCTTCGAGTCAATTTCATGTCCTTGTTAGATGATTTAAAAAATGCCCAAAAAGACGCAATGCGCGCTAAAGACAAAGTTCGTCTTGGCACAATTCGCATGGCGTTAGCAGCGGTTAAACAGCGTGAAGTTGACGAGCGTATTGAGCTCAACGACAGCGATGTCATTGCTCTG from the Paraglaciecola mesophila genome contains:
- the rpsU gene encoding 30S ribosomal protein S21, which gives rise to MPIVKVRENEPFDVALRRFKRSCEKAGVLSEVRRREFFEKPTWERKRKKAAAKKRLLKKLSRENARRIRLY